The segment CGTCGTCGAGGAGGTCGACCTTGTTGAGCCACACCACGATCTTCGGCACGCCGACCTGGCGGGCGAGGAGGATGTGCTCGCGGGTTTGCGGCATGGGGCCGTCGGCGGCGGAAACCACGAGGATAGCACCGTCCATCTGCGCCGCACCGGTGATCATGTTCTTGACGAAGTCGGCGTGGCCGGGGCAGTCAACGTGGGCGTAGTGACGCTTGTCGGTTTCGTATTCAACGTGGGCCGTCGAAATCGTGATACCACGAGCCTTTTCTTCAGGCGCAGCGTCGATCTGGTCGTACGCCTTGAAGTCGCCGAAATACTTCGTGATCGCAGCCGTCAGCGATGTCTTGCCATGGTCAACGTGACCGATCGTGCCAATGTTTACGTGCGGCTTGTTGCGCTCGAATTTTGCCTTTGCCATTTTTGGCTCCTATATTTCAGACCCCGCGACGGGGGAATTTTTCAGTTACGTTACGGGTGTATTCCGATCAGTTCTGACCGGAATACTTCGCCTGAATTTCCTGCGCAACGTTCGAAGGAACGGGCGCATTGTGGTCGAAGACCATCGAATACTGGGCGCGACCCTGCGACATGGAGCGCAGATTGTCGACATATTTGAACATGTTCGCCAGCGGCACCAGAGCGTCGATGACAACCGCGTTGCCGCGTGCTTCCTGACCCTGGATCTGACCACGACGTGAGTTCAGATCGCCGATAACGTCGCCGACGTAATCTTCCGGGGTAACAACCTCGACCTTCATGATCGGCTCGAGCAGCTGGGCACCAGCCTTCTTGGCAGCTTCACGGAAGCAGGCACGT is part of the Verrucomicrobiota bacterium JB022 genome and harbors:
- the fusA gene encoding elongation factor G (EF-G; promotes GTP-dependent translocation of the ribosome during translation; many organisms have multiple copies of this gene), with the translated sequence RACFREAAKKAGAQLLEPIMKVEVVTPEDYVGDVIGDLNSRRGQIQGQEARGNAVVIDALVPLANMFKYVDNLRSMSQGRAQYSMVFDHNAPVPSNVAQEIQAKYSGQN